Proteins found in one Enterococcus sp. 9D6_DIV0238 genomic segment:
- a CDS encoding PBP1A family penicillin-binding protein, producing the protein MTTDEIGSRAARHRHSPAPAPNSAGSIPPSAGGKKPKKKRILLKIFLGLVILGILGLLAGLGLFWSYAKDAPKLDDEKLSATVSSKLYDINNEVFEELGAEKREMIKPTDVPQLLKDAVVSVEDKRFYKHSGVDPIRILGSAFSNFKTGGLQGGSTLTQQLIKLSYFSTSEKDQNLKRKAQEAWLAIQLEKEKSKEEILTYYINKVYMANGLYGMETAAQTYYGKTLSELSLPQTALLAGMPQAPNDYDPYVKPDIAKERRDVVLYTMKENEKITQKEYDEAKATPIDDGLQPLKQSNDNRKIVDNYIKEVIDEVEAMGKNIYTDGLDIYTNLDMNAQKHLYDIINTDQYVDYPDADFQVTSTVIDVKTGQVKAQIGGRNIPDDVQLGTNFANETDRDVGSTMKPIADYGPAIENLNYSTGRIMMDKPTTYEGTNIPVTNADMQYYGALTMRKAIMYSRNTTAIQTFDAVGSDKSAEFLKSLGIEFKDIVAANAISSNTSELGGNKYGVSSLKLAAAYAAFGNMGVYNKPYYVNKIVYQDGSEEVTQTESHRAMKDSTAYMMTDMLKDVINGGTAFNAAVPGLVQAGKTGTANYTDEDLVKMGASESSSIAPDSTFVGYTPHYAVSVWTGYRNRLTPIPFEYWGTASSVYREMMTYLSEGTATDDWTMPDSVIRSGSELYVKGAYEEQLLPSNTGYTSSTSWEAPVSSEPTSSSSTVPSSETPVSQSSDAPVSSTQAPEPPTPSSTEEPPITSTEVPPEQSSAPPEQNNASRSGRSSSG; encoded by the coding sequence ATGACAACTGATGAAATAGGATCACGCGCTGCAAGACATAGGCATTCACCTGCCCCTGCCCCGAACAGTGCGGGAAGCATTCCGCCTTCTGCTGGCGGAAAAAAGCCTAAGAAAAAAAGAATTCTGCTAAAAATTTTCTTAGGACTAGTCATACTAGGGATTCTCGGCTTACTTGCCGGTCTTGGCCTGTTTTGGTCTTACGCAAAAGATGCCCCTAAATTAGATGACGAAAAATTAAGTGCCACTGTCTCTTCAAAACTTTACGATATCAATAATGAAGTGTTTGAAGAACTGGGTGCGGAAAAACGGGAAATGATCAAGCCGACAGATGTACCCCAATTGCTTAAGGACGCTGTGGTATCGGTTGAGGATAAACGCTTCTATAAACATAGTGGTGTAGATCCCATTCGGATCTTAGGCTCAGCTTTCTCAAACTTTAAAACAGGTGGTCTTCAAGGTGGTAGTACGTTGACACAACAGTTGATCAAGTTATCTTACTTTTCAACCTCTGAAAAAGATCAAAACTTAAAGAGAAAAGCTCAGGAAGCTTGGCTGGCGATCCAGTTGGAAAAAGAAAAATCAAAAGAGGAAATTTTGACGTATTATATCAATAAGGTCTATATGGCTAATGGTCTATACGGTATGGAGACTGCAGCACAAACTTACTATGGCAAAACTTTATCTGAGCTGTCGCTTCCTCAAACAGCTTTATTAGCAGGAATGCCGCAAGCACCAAACGACTATGATCCTTATGTAAAACCTGATATTGCGAAAGAACGTCGTGATGTTGTTTTGTATACGATGAAAGAAAATGAAAAAATTACACAAAAGGAATACGATGAAGCCAAAGCCACACCGATCGATGACGGATTGCAACCACTGAAACAGTCAAACGATAATCGTAAGATCGTAGACAACTATATTAAAGAAGTGATCGATGAAGTAGAAGCGATGGGCAAAAATATTTATACGGACGGGTTAGATATTTATACAAACCTTGACATGAATGCACAAAAGCATCTCTACGATATCATCAATACAGATCAGTATGTTGACTATCCAGATGCAGATTTCCAAGTAACTTCAACTGTTATTGATGTAAAAACAGGACAAGTCAAAGCGCAGATCGGCGGACGTAATATCCCCGATGATGTTCAATTAGGAACTAACTTTGCTAATGAAACCGATCGTGATGTAGGATCAACGATGAAACCAATTGCTGATTACGGTCCTGCAATTGAAAATCTAAATTACTCTACGGGTCGAATCATGATGGATAAACCCACAACTTATGAAGGAACTAATATTCCAGTTACAAATGCAGACATGCAATATTACGGTGCATTGACGATGCGTAAAGCGATCATGTACTCCCGTAATACTACCGCCATCCAAACCTTTGATGCAGTTGGTAGCGATAAGTCTGCTGAATTTCTGAAAAGTTTAGGCATTGAGTTTAAAGATATCGTTGCTGCAAACGCGATTTCCAGTAACACAAGTGAACTCGGTGGAAATAAATACGGAGTCTCTTCTTTAAAATTAGCTGCAGCATATGCTGCATTTGGAAACATGGGCGTCTACAATAAGCCTTACTATGTAAATAAAATCGTTTATCAAGATGGCTCTGAAGAGGTCACTCAAACGGAAAGTCATCGTGCAATGAAAGACTCTACCGCCTATATGATGACCGATATGTTAAAAGACGTTATAAACGGCGGAACGGCCTTCAATGCAGCTGTTCCCGGACTTGTCCAAGCGGGTAAAACAGGAACGGCCAACTACACGGATGAGGATCTTGTTAAAATGGGCGCTTCAGAATCTTCCAGCATTGCACCTGACAGCACGTTCGTAGGTTATACACCTCATTATGCGGTGTCTGTGTGGACAGGATACAGGAACCGTTTGACCCCTATTCCTTTCGAATACTGGGGTACTGCTTCTTCTGTCTATCGTGAAATGATGACTTATCTTTCTGAAGGAACAGCAACGGATGATTGGACAATGCCTGATAGCGTGATCCGCTCTGGTAGTGAACTCTATGTTAAAGGTGCTTATGAAGAACAATTGTTGCCTTCTAACACAGGCTATACTTCTTCAACCTCTTGGGAAGCACCTGTAAGCTCTGAGCCAACCTCAAGCAGTTCAACAGTACCATCATCAGAAACACCCGTTTCACAATCAAGTGACGCGCCTGTTTCATCTACACAAGCACCTGAACCGCCTACACCATCGTCGACGGAAGAACCACCGATCACTTCGACTGAAGTGCCGCCGGAGCAATCATCAGCACCACCTGAACAAAATAATGCTTCTCGATCTGGCCGTTCTTCATCAGGTTGA
- a CDS encoding CTP synthase: protein MTKYIFVTGGVVSSIGKGIVAASLGRLLKNRGLKVTIQKFDPYINVDPGTMSPYQHGEVFVTDDGAETDLDLGHYERFIDINLNKYSNVTTGKIYSEVLRKERKGEYLGATVQVIPHITNEIKDKIMRAATLTDADIIITEVGGTVGDIESLPFLEALRQMKAEVGSDNVMYIHTTLIPYLKAAGEMKTKPTQHSVKELRSLGIQPNILVVRTELPVSQGTKNKLAQFCDVAPEAVIESRDVETLYSIPLALQAQNMDQIVCDHLKLDVPEADMTEWRALEEKVLGLKKTTRIALVGKYVELPDAYLSVVEALKHAGFAFDSDIAIDWIDSQEVTAENVEEILKDADGILVPGGFGDRGVEGKIEAIRYARENDVPFLGICLGMQMLCVEFARNVVHLEDAGSAENNPEITNNIIDLMADQENVENLGGTLRLGLYPCKVKKGTVTAKAYEEQEVVQERHRHRYEFNNKYRQLFEENGLVFSGVSPDNRLVEIVELSDKKFFVGCQFHPELISRPNRPQHLIKGFVEAALNNQ, encoded by the coding sequence ATGACGAAATACATCTTTGTTACAGGCGGCGTAGTTTCTTCGATCGGTAAGGGAATTGTCGCAGCATCGTTAGGACGTTTACTAAAAAATCGTGGCTTAAAAGTAACGATTCAAAAATTTGATCCATACATCAATGTGGATCCAGGAACAATGAGTCCTTACCAACACGGAGAAGTTTTTGTCACAGATGATGGTGCCGAAACAGACTTGGATCTAGGTCACTATGAACGTTTTATTGATATCAATCTCAATAAATATTCAAATGTGACAACGGGGAAAATTTATTCAGAAGTGTTAAGAAAAGAGCGTAAAGGTGAATATTTAGGCGCAACTGTTCAGGTGATCCCGCATATCACGAATGAGATCAAAGATAAGATCATGCGTGCAGCAACGTTGACAGATGCAGATATCATTATCACTGAGGTTGGCGGAACCGTTGGAGATATTGAATCACTGCCATTTTTAGAAGCTTTACGTCAAATGAAAGCAGAAGTGGGCAGCGATAATGTCATGTACATTCATACGACATTGATTCCTTATTTAAAGGCTGCAGGTGAAATGAAGACAAAACCAACACAGCATAGTGTGAAAGAATTGCGTAGTTTAGGGATTCAGCCAAATATTTTAGTTGTTCGTACAGAACTACCGGTTTCCCAAGGAACAAAAAATAAACTGGCACAGTTTTGTGATGTTGCGCCAGAAGCAGTAATTGAATCGCGAGATGTGGAAACACTGTACTCGATCCCGTTGGCTCTTCAAGCACAAAATATGGATCAGATCGTTTGTGATCACTTGAAATTAGATGTACCGGAAGCAGACATGACTGAATGGCGTGCTTTGGAAGAAAAAGTGCTTGGACTTAAGAAAACAACGAGAATTGCATTAGTTGGGAAATATGTTGAACTTCCGGATGCGTACTTATCTGTCGTTGAAGCATTGAAACATGCTGGTTTTGCTTTTGATTCAGACATTGCGATCGATTGGATCGATTCACAAGAAGTAACAGCAGAAAATGTCGAGGAAATCTTGAAAGATGCAGATGGAATTCTAGTTCCTGGCGGATTTGGTGATCGCGGGGTCGAAGGTAAAATAGAAGCTATTCGTTATGCTCGTGAAAATGATGTTCCGTTTTTAGGCATCTGTTTGGGCATGCAAATGCTTTGTGTAGAATTTGCTCGTAATGTTGTACACTTAGAAGATGCAGGATCGGCAGAAAATAATCCTGAAATCACAAACAATATCATAGACTTGATGGCAGATCAGGAAAATGTTGAAAATCTTGGCGGAACGCTACGTCTTGGCTTATATCCATGTAAAGTCAAAAAAGGAACTGTAACGGCTAAAGCCTATGAAGAGCAAGAAGTTGTTCAAGAACGTCATCGTCACCGTTATGAGTTCAACAACAAATACCGTCAGCTATTTGAAGAAAACGGCTTAGTCTTTTCTGGTGTTTCCCCAGATAACCGTTTGGTAGAAATCGTTGAATTGTCGGACAAAAAATTCTTTGTCGGCTGTCAGTTCCATCCAGAATTGATCTCTAGACCAAATAGACCGCAGCATTTGATTAAGGGATTTGTTGAAGCAGCGTTGAATAATCAATAA